GTGGGGCATGACGGAAACGCACCCGCTCGGGACGGTCAGCGTCCTCCCGCCGCACGTGGACCTGCGCAGCGACGAGGGGTACGCCCTGCAGGCCAAGCAGGGCCGCACCGTGCCGCTCGTGCAGCTGGAACTGCTCAGCGACGAAGGCGCGCGCCTCCCGCACGACGGGCACACCATGGGCAGACTCATGGCGCGAGGCCCGTGGGTGGCGGCCAGCTACCACAAGGGCGAGGGGCAGGGGAACTTCATCGAGCTGGACGGGCAGACGTGGTTCGACACGGGCGACATCGCCACGCTGGACGCGCGCGGGTACATGCACATCCAGGACCGCAGCAAGGACCTCATCAAGTCCGGCGGCGAGTGGATCTCCAGCGTGGACCTGGAGAACGCCCTGATGGCGCACCCGGCGGTCGCGCAGGCTGCCGTGATCGCCATCGACGACCCGAAGTGGGACGAGCGTCCCCTCGGCGTGCTCGTGCTGAAGGCGGGCGCGGACGCCCCGGACCACGCCGAGCTGACGGCGTTCCTCGCGCCGCGCTTCGCGAAGTGGTGGCTGCCGGACGCCTACGAGGTCGTGGAGGTCATCCCGATCGGCGCGACCGGCAAGTTCCTGAAACGCGAGCTGCGGCAGCAGTTCAGCGCGTACCGCGCGCCCGGCGCCACCCGCGAGTAACCTGCACCTCCCGCACCTCCCCGTGCGCGCCCCCGACCCCATGCCGTCTTCCCGGCGGCCGGGTCGGGGGCGCAGCTGTAAGGCGGCCGCCTGCCCGCTTCCACGTCCTCAACACCGTCCTTGTTGGTGCCCTTGTCGCTCGGCTGAACTCCAGAAGTTCAGCTCGAAACCGTATCAGGTGGCGTGCCGGACGGCCGTGACGAGCACCTCGTACTTGCCGGTCACGTACACGGTGAAGCCGTGCTTCTGCAGGTGGCGGCGGGCGGCCGTCACGTCCCGCATCAGCAGGCTCAGGTCGGGGCGCGTGAAGTTCAGCATGCGCGCCCCGTAACTGAGTTCCCCGCCGCGGTAGCGGGCGTTCGGGTACCCGAGGATCAGGGTCCCGCCGGGCCGCAGGACCGTGGTGCGCAGGGTCCGCAGCAGGTCCTCCTGCACGATGCCGGGGCTCTGCAGGACGCTGAGGGCCGTGACGGCGTCGAAGGTGCCGAGCGTGGCGAGGTCGCGGCCCGTCACGTCCAGCGTCCGGAAGGTGTGCTGCGGGTGGCGGTCCCGCGCGAGCCGCAGGGCGCTCTCGTCGAGGTCCACGCCGGTCACGTGCAGCGCCTGCCCGGGGTACGCGAGGTGCAGCACGTCCAGCTCGCGGGCGCTGTTCACGCCGAGGCTCAGCACGCGCGCGTCCGGCGGGAGGTTCGCGCGCGTCCACGCCTCGTGCAGGTCGTGCAGGAGGTGCGGGTCCTGCAGCTTGTCGGCGCGCTGGAAGTCGCTGCCCGCACCGTACCGCGAGGCGCTGCGGTCGCGGGGGGGCGTGACGCGCGACCGGAAGTGCAGGCGCAGCCCTTCCGGGACCGGGACGGGCGTGTGGAGGTGCGCGTCGAGCAGGTCGGCGGTGTCCGTCCACGTCAGGAGGGGGCGGTGCGTGCCGCGCGGTCCCGGCTCGCCCGGGTACAGGCCGAGCGCGTGCCCGTCGTCCGGGTCCGGCACGTGCAGAATCGCCTCGCCGTGCCGGAGGAGTTCGGCGCGCAGCCACGTCAGGATGTCGTGCAGGGCCTCGTGCGTGAAGGTCGTGGGCGCGTCGGGGCGTGCAGGCATGGCGCAGGGTATCCCGAATCGCGGCGGCCCTGTCCTGTGTGGCAGGACGCCATCTGTCCCGGCCCGGATTTGTTAGCCTGT
The nucleotide sequence above comes from Deinococcus aquiradiocola. Encoded proteins:
- a CDS encoding class I SAM-dependent methyltransferase produces the protein MPARPDAPTTFTHEALHDILTWLRAELLRHGEAILHVPDPDDGHALGLYPGEPGPRGTHRPLLTWTDTADLLDAHLHTPVPVPEGLRLHFRSRVTPPRDRSASRYGAGSDFQRADKLQDPHLLHDLHEAWTRANLPPDARVLSLGVNSARELDVLHLAYPGQALHVTGVDLDESALRLARDRHPQHTFRTLDVTGRDLATLGTFDAVTALSVLQSPGIVQEDLLRTLRTTVLRPGGTLILGYPNARYRGGELSYGARMLNFTRPDLSLLMRDVTAARRHLQKHGFTVYVTGKYEVLVTAVRHAT